One part of the Paraburkholderia flagellata genome encodes these proteins:
- the putA gene encoding trifunctional transcriptional regulator/proline dehydrogenase/L-glutamate gamma-semialdehyde dehydrogenase, with translation MASTTLGVKVDDLLRARLKDAATRLERTPHWLIKQAIFAYLEKIEHGQLPPELNGHVGATDLAEGATAEDDEAASHPFLEFAQNVQPQSVLRAAITAAYRRPEPECVPFLIGEARLPANLTGEVTKLATKLVETLRAKGTGGGVEGLIHEFSLSSQEGVALMCLAEALLRIPDRATRDALIRDKISKGDWKSHVGHAPSLFVNAATWGLMITGKLVTTNSETGLSSALTRMIGKGGEPLIRKGVDMAMRLMGEQFVTGENISEALANSRKFEARGFRYSYDMLGEAATTEADAQRYYASYEQAIHAIGKAAGGRGIYEGPGISIKLSALHPRYSRAQQERTMGELLPRVRALAVLARRYDIGLNIDAEEADRLELSLDLLEALCFDPELAGWNGIGFVVQAYQKRCPFVIDYIVDLARRSRHRIMVRLVKGAYWDTEIKRAQVDGLEGYPVYTRKIYTDVSYLACAKKLLGAPDAVYPQFATHNAYTLSAIYHLAGQNYYPGQYEFQCLHGMGEPLYEEVTGPLSQGKLNRPCRVYAPVGTHETLLAYLVRRLLENGANTSFVNRIADASVPVSELVTNPIDDAAKVVPLGAPHAKIPLPRELYGNERFNSMGLDLSNEHRLASLSSALLASAHHPWRAAPMLADNDIADGAARDVRNPADHRDLVGTVVEATSEHVSAALSHAVAAAPIWQATPVEARSDCLARAADLLEAQMHTLMGLIVREAGKSLPNAVAEIREAIDFLRYYSTQIRDEFSNDTHRPLGPVVCISPWNFPLAIFMGQVAAALAAGNTVLAKPAEQTPLIAAQAVRILREAGVPAGAVQLLPGNGETVGAALVADHRTRAVMFTGSTEVARLINKTLSERLDSEGRPIPLIAETGGQNAMIVDSSALAEQVVADVLQSAFDSAGQRCSALRVLCLQDDVADRTLEMLTGAMKELAVGNPDRLSTDVGPVIDVDAKRGIDTHVAGMREKGRKVQQMPTPDTCAQGTFVPPTLIELDSLDELKREVFGPVLHVVRYRRSQLDKLLEQIRATGYGLTLGIHTRIDETIAHVIGRAHVGNIYVNRNVIGAVVGVQPFGGEGLSGTGPKAGGALYLSRLLAKRPAGLPKSLADVLVVDAPQGAEANNGAPQSAQTALTTLRDWLITEREPALAARCDGYLEYVLAGATAVLPGPTGERNTYTLSARGTVLCVPSTATGARAQLAVALATGNRALFQGAAGEALVNALPATLKAHVAIKKTADADFDAVLFEGDSDELLALVKEVAKRPGPIVSVQGVAAHALANGDEDYALERLLAERSVSVNTAAAGGNANLMTIG, from the coding sequence ATGGCTAGCACCACACTTGGCGTCAAAGTCGACGATCTCCTCCGCGCCCGCCTCAAGGACGCCGCCACACGACTCGAGCGCACGCCGCACTGGCTCATCAAGCAAGCCATCTTCGCCTATCTCGAGAAAATCGAGCACGGTCAGCTGCCTCCCGAACTCAACGGCCACGTCGGTGCGACCGATCTCGCCGAAGGTGCTACCGCCGAGGACGACGAAGCCGCCTCGCACCCGTTCCTCGAATTCGCGCAGAACGTGCAACCGCAGTCGGTGCTGCGCGCGGCCATCACGGCGGCGTACCGCCGCCCGGAGCCGGAGTGCGTGCCGTTCCTGATCGGCGAAGCGCGCCTGCCGGCCAACCTCACGGGCGAGGTGACGAAGCTCGCCACCAAGCTCGTGGAAACGCTGCGCGCGAAGGGCACCGGCGGCGGCGTGGAAGGCCTGATCCACGAGTTTTCGCTGTCCAGCCAGGAAGGCGTGGCGCTGATGTGCCTCGCCGAAGCGCTGCTGCGCATTCCCGACCGCGCCACGCGCGACGCGCTCATTCGCGACAAGATCAGCAAGGGCGACTGGAAGTCGCACGTGGGCCACGCGCCGTCGCTGTTCGTGAACGCCGCGACCTGGGGTCTCATGATCACCGGCAAGCTCGTCACGACGAACAGCGAAACCGGTCTGTCGTCGGCGCTCACGCGCATGATCGGCAAGGGCGGCGAGCCGCTGATCCGCAAGGGCGTGGACATGGCCATGCGCCTGATGGGCGAGCAGTTCGTGACCGGCGAGAACATCTCCGAAGCGCTTGCCAACAGCCGCAAGTTCGAAGCGCGCGGTTTCCGCTACTCGTACGACATGCTCGGCGAAGCCGCGACGACGGAAGCCGATGCTCAGCGCTACTACGCATCGTACGAACAGGCGATCCACGCCATCGGCAAGGCCGCAGGTGGACGCGGCATCTACGAAGGCCCTGGCATCTCGATCAAGCTCTCCGCGCTGCACCCGCGCTACTCGCGCGCGCAGCAGGAACGCACGATGGGCGAGCTGCTGCCGCGCGTGCGCGCGCTCGCCGTGCTGGCCCGCCGCTATGACATCGGCCTGAATATCGACGCCGAAGAAGCCGACCGCCTCGAACTCTCGCTCGACCTGCTCGAAGCGCTGTGCTTCGATCCGGAACTGGCTGGCTGGAACGGCATCGGCTTCGTGGTGCAGGCTTACCAGAAGCGCTGCCCGTTCGTGATCGACTACATCGTCGATCTCGCGCGCCGCAGCCGTCATCGCATCATGGTGCGCCTCGTGAAGGGCGCGTACTGGGATACGGAAATCAAGCGCGCACAAGTGGATGGCCTCGAAGGCTACCCGGTGTACACGCGCAAGATCTACACGGATGTGTCTTACCTCGCCTGCGCGAAGAAGCTGCTCGGCGCGCCGGACGCCGTGTATCCGCAGTTCGCCACGCATAACGCGTACACGCTCTCTGCGATCTATCACCTCGCGGGCCAGAACTACTATCCCGGCCAGTACGAATTCCAGTGCCTGCACGGCATGGGTGAGCCGCTGTACGAAGAAGTCACGGGCCCGCTTTCGCAAGGCAAGCTCAACCGTCCGTGCCGTGTCTACGCGCCGGTCGGCACGCACGAAACGCTGCTTGCGTATCTCGTGCGCCGCTTGCTCGAAAACGGCGCGAACACGTCGTTCGTGAACCGCATCGCCGATGCATCCGTGCCGGTGAGCGAACTGGTCACGAATCCCATCGACGACGCCGCCAAGGTCGTGCCGCTCGGCGCGCCGCACGCGAAGATTCCGTTGCCGCGCGAGTTGTACGGCAACGAGCGCTTCAATTCGATGGGCCTCGATCTGTCGAACGAGCATCGTCTCGCATCGCTTTCGTCGGCGCTGCTGGCTAGCGCCCATCACCCGTGGCGCGCCGCGCCGATGCTTGCCGACAACGACATCGCAGACGGCGCCGCACGCGACGTGCGCAATCCGGCCGATCATCGCGATCTCGTCGGGACCGTTGTGGAAGCAACGAGCGAACACGTGAGCGCCGCGCTCTCGCACGCCGTGGCCGCCGCGCCGATCTGGCAGGCCACGCCCGTCGAAGCGCGCTCAGATTGCCTCGCGCGCGCCGCCGATTTGCTCGAAGCGCAGATGCACACGCTGATGGGCCTGATCGTGCGCGAAGCGGGCAAGTCGCTGCCGAACGCCGTGGCCGAAATTCGCGAAGCGATCGACTTCCTGCGCTACTACTCCACGCAGATCCGCGACGAGTTCTCGAACGACACGCATCGCCCGCTCGGCCCCGTGGTGTGTATCAGCCCGTGGAACTTCCCGCTCGCGATCTTCATGGGCCAGGTGGCCGCCGCGCTCGCAGCCGGCAACACGGTGCTCGCGAAGCCTGCTGAACAAACGCCGCTGATCGCCGCGCAAGCCGTGCGCATCCTGCGCGAAGCCGGCGTGCCGGCGGGCGCGGTGCAACTGCTGCCGGGCAACGGCGAAACCGTGGGCGCGGCGCTCGTCGCCGATCACCGCACGCGTGCCGTGATGTTCACGGGGTCGACGGAAGTTGCGCGCCTCATCAACAAGACGCTTTCCGAGCGCCTCGACTCCGAAGGCCGCCCGATTCCGCTGATCGCCGAAACCGGCGGCCAGAACGCGATGATCGTCGATTCGTCGGCGCTCGCGGAGCAGGTGGTGGCCGACGTGCTGCAAAGCGCGTTCGACTCGGCTGGCCAGCGCTGTTCCGCACTGCGCGTGCTGTGCCTGCAAGACGACGTAGCCGACCGCACGCTCGAAATGCTCACGGGTGCGATGAAAGAACTCGCGGTGGGCAACCCCGACCGTCTCTCGACCGATGTCGGCCCGGTGATCGACGTCGACGCGAAGCGCGGCATCGACACGCACGTGGCCGGCATGCGTGAAAAGGGCCGCAAGGTCCAGCAGATGCCGACGCCCGACACCTGCGCGCAAGGCACGTTCGTTCCGCCCACGCTCATCGAACTGGATAGCCTCGACGAACTCAAGCGCGAAGTGTTCGGCCCGGTGCTGCACGTGGTGCGCTATCGCCGCAGCCAGCTCGACAAGCTGCTCGAGCAGATCCGCGCAACGGGCTATGGCCTCACGCTCGGCATTCACACGCGTATCGACGAAACGATTGCGCACGTGATTGGCCGCGCCCACGTGGGCAACATCTACGTGAACCGCAACGTGATCGGCGCGGTGGTGGGTGTGCAGCCGTTCGGCGGCGAAGGCCTGTCGGGCACGGGTCCGAAGGCGGGTGGCGCGCTGTATCTCTCGCGTCTGCTTGCGAAGCGTCCGGCGGGTTTGCCGAAGTCGCTCGCCGACGTGCTCGTCGTGGATGCGCCGCAAGGCGCCGAAGCCAACAACGGCGCGCCGCAGTCGGCACAGACTGCGCTCACGACGCTGCGCGACTGGCTCATCACCGAGCGCGAGCCCGCACTCGCGGCACGCTGCGACGGCTACCTCGAATACGTGCTCGCAGGCGCCACGGCGGTTCTGCCGGGCCCGACGGGCGAGCGCAACACGTACACGCTTTCGGCGCGCGGCACGGTGCTGTGCGTACCGTCCACGGCAACGGGCGCACGCGCGCAACTCGCTGTTGCGCTGGCAACGGGCAACCGCGCGCTGTTCCAGGGCGCGGCGGGCGAAGCGCTGGTGAATGCGCTCCCGGCAACGCTGAAGGCCCACGTGGCGATCAAGAAGACGGCTGACGCCGACTTCGATGCGGTTCTCTTCGAAGGCGACAGCGACGAACTGCTCGCACTCGTGAAGGAAGTGGCCAAGCGTCCTGGCCCGATCGTCTCGGTGCAAGGCGTGGCAGCGCACGCGCTCGCCAACGGCGATGAAGATTACGCTCTCGAACGACTGCTCGCGGAACGTTCGGTCAGCGTGAATACGGCAGCAGCAGGCGGTAATGCAAATTTGATGACGATCGGTTAA
- a CDS encoding primosomal protein N' yields MTGQYVRVALDHPLDALYDYRYGLDSAPAPGMLVRVPFGRRDVVGLICEVSAHSDVPANKLRDVSAVCAACPPLSAQWLALAGFAADYYQRGLGEVALPALPQALRDPSRWARLLAPEERYRLLPEGRAALPDALPARAQALRRLAQALADAGELDAAAARALHPKAIATLEAWCESGWVEHECIEFGAAASVASGAADAIAAVEIPRLSDEQADAVEAIGASSGFAPFLLHGVTGSGKTEVYLRGLAALLERDPGAQALVLVPEINLTPQFEAAFRTRFAATLASDAIVTLHSGLAEGERARNWLAAHTGRARIVLGTRLAVLASLPRLAMLVVDEEHDPAYKQQEGLRYSARDLAVWRAKQLGVPVVLGSATPSLESWWQAEQGRYTRLTLTRRAIADAVLPTVKLIDLEEERRRGRASFEGLSGPLVAAMKARLERGEQSLVFLNRRGYAPTLACDACGWVAGCPRCTAYVVLHKPERALRCHHCGWESRIPHSCPECGNVDIAPMGRGTQRIEEALASAVPGARVLRIDADSTRRKGSAQALFSDVHAGEVDILVGTQMIAKGHDFQRVSLVGVLNADNALFSHDFRASERLFAQLMQVSGRAGRAGLPGEVLVQTRYPRHALYHALARQDYVGFANTQVAERRDAHLPPFVYQALLRAEGRTLEAALAFLAQAADALTAIPGAERVMAYDAVPLTIVKVMNVHRAQLLVESQSRAALQATLRAWQPALRALRGVLRWNLEVDPLDI; encoded by the coding sequence ATGACAGGGCAGTACGTGCGCGTGGCGCTGGACCACCCTCTGGACGCGCTCTACGACTATCGCTATGGCCTCGACAGCGCGCCCGCGCCCGGCATGCTGGTGCGTGTGCCGTTCGGGCGCCGCGACGTGGTCGGCCTCATCTGCGAAGTGAGCGCTCACAGCGACGTACCCGCAAACAAGCTCCGTGACGTGAGCGCGGTGTGCGCCGCCTGCCCGCCGCTTTCGGCGCAATGGCTCGCGCTGGCTGGCTTTGCCGCCGACTACTATCAACGGGGCTTGGGCGAAGTCGCGTTGCCGGCGCTGCCGCAGGCGTTGCGCGATCCGTCGCGCTGGGCGCGGCTGCTCGCCCCCGAGGAGCGCTACCGTCTGCTGCCGGAAGGCCGCGCTGCACTCCCCGACGCCTTGCCGGCGCGCGCTCAGGCGTTGCGTCGTCTTGCGCAGGCGCTGGCCGATGCCGGCGAACTCGACGCAGCCGCAGCCCGCGCGCTGCATCCCAAGGCGATTGCGACGCTTGAAGCCTGGTGCGAGTCCGGCTGGGTCGAGCACGAATGCATCGAGTTTGGCGCGGCCGCGAGCGTGGCCAGCGGCGCCGCGGATGCCATCGCCGCTGTGGAAATCCCGCGCCTGAGCGACGAGCAAGCCGACGCCGTGGAAGCGATCGGCGCGTCGAGCGGTTTCGCGCCCTTCCTGCTGCATGGGGTGACGGGCAGCGGCAAGACCGAGGTCTATCTGCGCGGGCTCGCGGCGCTGCTCGAGCGCGACCCTGGCGCCCAGGCGCTCGTGCTCGTCCCCGAAATCAATCTCACGCCGCAGTTCGAAGCGGCTTTTCGCACGCGCTTCGCGGCCACGCTCGCCAGCGACGCCATCGTTACGCTTCACAGCGGTCTGGCCGAAGGCGAGCGCGCCCGCAACTGGCTCGCGGCGCACACGGGCCGCGCGCGCATTGTGCTCGGCACGCGTCTCGCGGTGCTCGCCTCGCTGCCGCGTCTTGCGATGCTCGTGGTCGACGAGGAGCACGACCCCGCCTACAAGCAGCAGGAAGGGTTGCGCTACTCGGCGCGCGACCTCGCTGTATGGCGCGCGAAGCAGCTCGGCGTGCCGGTCGTGCTGGGCTCGGCCACGCCGTCGCTCGAAAGCTGGTGGCAGGCCGAGCAGGGGCGCTACACGCGCCTCACGCTCACGCGCCGCGCCATTGCCGACGCGGTGCTGCCCACCGTCAAGCTGATCGACCTCGAAGAAGAGCGGCGGCGCGGCCGCGCCTCGTTCGAGGGGCTATCCGGGCCATTGGTCGCGGCGATGAAGGCGCGTCTCGAGCGCGGCGAGCAAAGCCTCGTGTTCCTGAACCGTCGCGGCTACGCGCCGACGCTCGCGTGCGATGCCTGCGGTTGGGTGGCAGGCTGCCCGCGTTGCACCGCGTACGTCGTGCTGCACAAGCCCGAGCGCGCGCTGCGCTGCCATCACTGCGGCTGGGAGTCGCGCATTCCGCATTCGTGCCCCGAGTGCGGCAACGTCGACATCGCGCCGATGGGGCGCGGCACGCAGCGTATCGAGGAAGCGCTCGCGAGCGCGGTGCCGGGGGCGCGGGTGCTGCGTATCGACGCCGATAGCACGCGCCGCAAGGGCAGCGCGCAGGCGCTTTTCTCCGACGTGCACGCGGGCGAAGTCGACATCCTGGTGGGCACGCAGATGATCGCGAAGGGGCACGACTTCCAGCGCGTCTCGTTAGTTGGCGTGTTGAACGCCGACAATGCGCTCTTTTCGCACGATTTCCGGGCGAGCGAGCGCCTGTTCGCGCAACTGATGCAGGTGAGCGGACGCGCGGGGCGCGCCGGACTGCCCGGCGAGGTGCTCGTGCAGACGCGCTATCCGCGCCATGCGCTCTATCACGCACTGGCGCGCCAGGATTATGTGGGTTTTGCTAATACGCAGGTCGCGGAGCGGCGCGACGCGCACCTGCCGCCGTTCGTCTATCAGGCGTTACTGCGCGCCGAAGGGCGCACGCTCGAGGCCGCGCTGGCATTTCTCGCCCAGGCCGCCGATGCGCTCACGGCGATTCCAGGCGCCGAGCGCGTCATGGCCTACGACGCGGTGCCGCTCACCATCGTGAAGGTGATGAACGTGCATCGCGCGCAACTGCTCGTGGAAAGCCAGTCGCGCGCCGCATTGCAGGCGACGCTACGTGCGTGGCAGCCCGCGCTGCGCGCGTTGCGCGGCGTGCTGCGCTGGAATCTCGAAGTCGATCCGCTCGATATCTAG
- the hemE gene encoding uroporphyrinogen decarboxylase yields MAHTLLNDTFLRALLRQPTEYTPVWLMRQAGRYLPEYNATRSRAGSFLGLAKNPDYATEVTLQPLERYPLDAAILFSDILTIPDAMGLGLSFQAGEGPKFAHPVRTEEDVARLAVPDIGATLGYVTDAVREIRRALTNADGRQRVPLIGFSGSPWTLACYMVEGGGSDDFRTVKSMLYARPDLMQRILEVNAQAVAAYLNAQIEAGAQAVMIFDTWGGALADGAYQRFSLAYIAQVVAQLKREHDGERVPVITFTKGGGLWLDEIANTGVDAVGLDWTVNLGRARERVGDRVALQGNLDPTVLFASPAAIREQARAVLDSFGAHPGHVFNLGHGISQFTPPESVAELVDEVHRHSRAIRATGA; encoded by the coding sequence GTGGCCCACACTCTCCTGAACGACACCTTCCTGCGCGCGCTGCTGCGCCAGCCGACCGAGTACACGCCAGTCTGGCTGATGCGCCAGGCAGGCCGCTATCTGCCGGAGTACAACGCCACGCGCAGCCGCGCGGGCAGTTTCCTCGGCCTTGCGAAGAATCCCGATTACGCGACCGAGGTCACGCTGCAGCCGCTCGAGCGCTACCCGCTCGACGCCGCGATCCTGTTCTCCGACATCCTGACGATTCCGGACGCGATGGGCCTCGGTCTCTCGTTCCAGGCGGGCGAAGGGCCGAAATTCGCGCATCCCGTGCGCACCGAAGAAGACGTGGCGCGCCTCGCCGTGCCCGACATCGGCGCGACGCTCGGCTATGTGACCGACGCAGTGCGCGAAATTCGCCGCGCGCTCACCAACGCAGACGGACGCCAGCGCGTGCCGCTCATCGGCTTTTCAGGCAGCCCGTGGACGCTCGCCTGCTACATGGTCGAGGGCGGCGGCTCGGACGACTTCCGCACGGTGAAGTCGATGCTGTACGCGCGCCCGGACCTCATGCAGCGCATTCTGGAAGTCAACGCGCAGGCCGTGGCGGCCTACCTGAACGCGCAGATCGAAGCGGGCGCGCAGGCCGTGATGATCTTCGACACCTGGGGCGGCGCGCTCGCGGACGGCGCCTACCAGCGCTTTTCGCTTGCGTACATCGCGCAGGTCGTGGCGCAGCTCAAGCGCGAGCACGATGGCGAGCGCGTGCCGGTGATCACGTTCACGAAGGGCGGCGGCCTTTGGCTCGATGAAATCGCCAACACGGGCGTGGACGCAGTGGGCCTTGACTGGACCGTCAACCTTGGCCGGGCGCGCGAGCGCGTGGGCGATCGCGTAGCGCTCCAGGGCAACCTCGACCCCACGGTGCTGTTCGCGTCGCCTGCCGCGATCCGCGAGCAGGCGCGCGCGGTACTGGACAGCTTTGGCGCGCACCCGGGCCACGTGTTCAACCTCGGCCACGGCATTTCGCAGTTCACGCCGCCCGAAAGCGTGGCGGAACTCGTGGACGAAGTGCATCGTCATAGCCGCGCGATTCGCGCGACCGGTGCGTGA
- a CDS encoding transporter substrate-binding domain-containing protein yields MKKAVLGLTIVSAALLSACALNQSAGTSTNATQAAAPSRLDEILARGTLRACTTGDYKPYSFYRQDGAFEGIDIDMTESLAKSLGVKAEFVKTSWSNLMSDFLAKCDVAVGGVSTTLERQKRAFFTEAYQVDGKTPIVRCDDVKKYQTVAQINQPSVRVIMNPGGTNERFAKQFLPNANLIMYPDNVTIFKQILAGKADVMVTDASETLLQQKLNPGLCSVHPDKPFQYGEKAWMVPRGDVVFQQYVDLWLHLARAGGEYQAISDKWLK; encoded by the coding sequence ATGAAAAAAGCCGTCCTCGGCCTGACGATCGTTAGCGCCGCACTGCTGAGCGCGTGCGCCCTGAACCAGTCCGCCGGTACATCGACCAACGCTACGCAGGCCGCCGCCCCTTCACGCCTCGATGAAATCCTCGCGCGCGGCACGCTGCGCGCCTGCACGACCGGCGACTACAAGCCCTACTCGTTCTATCGGCAGGACGGCGCGTTCGAAGGCATCGACATCGACATGACGGAATCGCTTGCCAAGTCACTGGGCGTGAAGGCCGAGTTCGTGAAGACGTCGTGGTCGAACCTCATGAGCGACTTCCTCGCGAAGTGCGACGTTGCGGTGGGTGGCGTCTCCACGACGCTCGAGCGCCAGAAGCGCGCGTTCTTCACCGAGGCGTATCAGGTCGACGGCAAGACGCCGATCGTGCGATGCGACGACGTCAAGAAGTACCAGACCGTCGCGCAGATCAATCAGCCTTCAGTGCGCGTGATCATGAACCCGGGCGGCACGAACGAGCGCTTTGCGAAGCAGTTCTTGCCGAATGCCAATCTCATCATGTATCCGGACAACGTGACGATCTTCAAGCAGATCCTCGCAGGCAAGGCCGACGTGATGGTGACCGACGCTTCCGAGACCCTGCTGCAGCAGAAGCTCAACCCGGGCCTGTGCTCGGTGCATCCCGACAAGCCGTTCCAGTACGGCGAGAAAGCGTGGATGGTGCCGCGCGGCGACGTGGTGTTCCAGCAGTATGTGGACCTGTGGCTGCATCTTGCGCGCGCGGGCGGCGAATATCAGGCAATCTCCGACAAGTGGCTGAAGTGA
- a CDS encoding AMP-binding protein produces the protein MAIDAAGASAAPGVHEPLIAPKDGLSYVRGTTDVPLSDATLGRFLQDTAKRFPERPAVVFREQGIRWNWREFAAEVDVLAAGFAELGIVKGDRVGIWSPNRVEWLLTQFATARIGAVLVNINPAYRLAELEYALNKVGCKAIVSAESFKTSKYLEMLQTLAPELANAAPGQLQAARLPELRAVVRMCDTDTPGMLCFSELVEMGRERIARDGTAWLDAIDATLSPDDAINIQFTSGTTGNPKGATLTHRNVLNNGRFIAQAMRLTENDSLCIPVPLYHCFGMVLAVLACVSVGANMVFPGEAFDPRATLEAVSEEGCTALHGVPTMFIAELDHPEFARFDLSKLRTGIMAGSPCPIETMKRVVSKMHLAEITIAYGMTETSPVSFQSSTTDPLDKRTTTVGRIQPHLEVKIVDALGNTVPVGETGELCTKGYSVMQGYWGDEEKTAESIVDGWMHTGDLATIDAEGYCNIVGRLKDMLIRGGENIYPREIEEFLFRHPKVQSAQVFGVPDAKYGEEVCAWIVLRPGEVATAEDIQAFCQGQIAHYKIPKYIRFVDELPMTVTGKVQKFVMRARMIDELKISEQKTA, from the coding sequence ATGGCAATCGACGCAGCAGGCGCGAGCGCCGCGCCCGGTGTACATGAGCCGCTCATCGCGCCAAAAGACGGGCTTTCGTACGTGCGAGGCACGACCGACGTGCCGCTCAGCGACGCAACCCTCGGCAGGTTCCTGCAGGACACCGCGAAGCGGTTTCCCGAGCGGCCTGCCGTGGTGTTCCGCGAGCAGGGTATCCGCTGGAACTGGCGCGAGTTCGCCGCCGAAGTGGACGTGCTCGCAGCCGGCTTCGCGGAGCTAGGCATCGTCAAGGGCGACCGCGTTGGCATCTGGTCGCCCAATCGCGTCGAATGGTTGCTCACCCAGTTTGCGACCGCGCGCATTGGCGCGGTACTCGTCAACATCAATCCCGCGTATCGCCTCGCTGAGCTCGAATACGCGCTGAACAAGGTGGGCTGCAAGGCCATCGTCTCTGCGGAGAGTTTCAAGACCTCGAAGTATCTGGAGATGCTGCAGACGCTCGCGCCGGAGCTCGCGAACGCTGCGCCAGGCCAGTTGCAGGCCGCGCGCCTGCCCGAACTGCGCGCAGTCGTGCGCATGTGCGACACGGACACGCCCGGCATGCTCTGCTTCAGCGAACTCGTGGAGATGGGCCGCGAGCGCATTGCCCGCGACGGCACGGCGTGGCTCGACGCCATCGATGCGACGCTATCTCCCGACGACGCGATCAACATCCAGTTCACGAGCGGCACGACCGGCAATCCGAAGGGCGCGACGCTCACGCACCGCAACGTGCTCAACAACGGGCGTTTCATCGCCCAGGCGATGCGCCTCACGGAAAATGATTCGCTCTGTATTCCGGTGCCGCTTTATCACTGCTTCGGCATGGTGCTAGCGGTGCTCGCGTGCGTTTCGGTGGGGGCGAACATGGTGTTCCCGGGCGAGGCCTTCGATCCGCGCGCGACGCTCGAAGCCGTCTCGGAAGAGGGCTGCACGGCACTGCACGGCGTGCCCACCATGTTCATCGCGGAACTCGATCATCCGGAGTTCGCGCGCTTCGATCTTTCGAAGCTGCGCACGGGCATCATGGCCGGATCGCCGTGTCCGATCGAAACGATGAAGCGCGTGGTCTCGAAGATGCATCTCGCCGAAATCACGATCGCCTACGGCATGACGGAAACGAGCCCGGTGTCGTTCCAGAGCTCGACGACGGACCCGCTCGACAAGCGCACGACCACAGTGGGCCGCATTCAGCCGCATCTCGAAGTGAAGATCGTCGATGCGCTCGGCAATACCGTGCCAGTGGGCGAAACGGGCGAGCTGTGCACGAAGGGCTATTCGGTGATGCAGGGCTACTGGGGCGACGAGGAGAAGACGGCGGAGTCGATCGTCGACGGCTGGATGCATACGGGCGATCTCGCCACGATCGATGCCGAAGGCTACTGCAACATCGTCGGCCGCCTGAAGGACATGCTCATTCGCGGCGGAGAGAACATCTACCCGCGCGAGATCGAGGAGTTCCTGTTCCGCCACCCGAAGGTGCAATCGGCGCAGGTATTCGGCGTGCCCGATGCGAAGTACGGCGAGGAAGTGTGCGCGTGGATCGTGCTGCGTCCGGGCGAAGTGGCAACCGCGGAAGACATCCAGGCGTTCTGCCAGGGGCAGATTGCGCACTACAAGATCCCGAAGTACATCCGCTTCGTCGACGAACTGCCGATGACCGTGACGGGCAAGGTGCAGAAGTTCGTGATGCGCGCGCGCATGATCGACGAACTGAAGATCAGCGAGCAGAAGACGGCTTGA
- a CDS encoding F0F1 ATP synthase subunit epsilon: MAATIKVDVVSAEENIFDGQAKFVALPGEAGELGILPGHTPLITRIRPGAVRIVAEDGSEEFVFVAGGILEVQPGAVTVLADTAIRGKDLDEAKATEARKRAEETLQNAGSNLEYATAQAELAYAVAQLAAIQRLRKMNQH, from the coding sequence ATGGCAGCAACCATCAAGGTAGACGTCGTCAGCGCCGAAGAGAACATCTTCGACGGCCAGGCGAAGTTCGTCGCGCTTCCGGGCGAGGCGGGCGAGCTGGGCATTCTGCCGGGCCACACGCCGCTCATCACGCGTATTCGTCCGGGTGCAGTGCGCATCGTGGCGGAAGACGGCAGCGAAGAGTTCGTGTTCGTCGCCGGCGGCATTCTCGAAGTGCAGCCGGGCGCCGTCACGGTGCTCGCTGACACTGCGATCCGCGGCAAGGATCTCGACGAGGCGAAGGCCACGGAAGCGCGCAAGCGCGCTGAAGAGACGCTGCAGAACGCCGGCTCGAACCTCGAGTACGCCACCGCCCAGGCCGAACTGGCCTACGCGGTCGCGCAACTCGCGGCGATCCAGCGCCTGCGCAAGATGAACCAGCACTAA